A window of Sander vitreus isolate 19-12246 chromosome 18, sanVit1, whole genome shotgun sequence contains these coding sequences:
- the tmem18 gene encoding transmembrane protein 18: MTDQKAENISSIPIDAFSNLRITSIWTFLLSVQWSESWLIGLLVFHVVCLFLTVVTCRYYRAQICHFLLMVGLVYSAEYLNELAAMNWRSFSNFQYFDSTGMFISLVYSIPLLLNTIIIVMVWVHRTFSTMTELKTLQLKRKARREKREKND, encoded by the exons ATGACGGACCAGAAAGCAGAAAATATCAGCTCTATCCCCATCGATGCGTTCAGCAATTTAAGAATTACATCGATATGGACGTTTCTCTTGTCT GTGCAGTGGTCGGAGTCTTGGCTAATCGGGCTGTTAGTgtttcatgttgtgtgtttgtttctgaccGTGGTGACGTGCAGGTATTACAGAGCTCAGATATGTCACTTCCTGCTCATGG TTGGCCTGGTGTATAGTGCTGAATATCTAAATGAGCTGGCAGCAATGAACTGGAG gtCCTTTTCTAATTTCCAGTACTTTGATTCCACGGGCATGTTTATATCTTTGGTCTACTCTATTCCTCTTCTGCTGAATACAATCATCATTGTG ATGGTGTGGGTGCACAGGACCTTTTCCACTATGACTGAGCTGAAGACACTCCAGCTCAAGCGAAAGGCCCGccgagagaagagagaaaagaatgaCTGA